The following proteins are co-located in the Anomalospiza imberbis isolate Cuckoo-Finch-1a 21T00152 chromosome 1, ASM3175350v1, whole genome shotgun sequence genome:
- the MAFA gene encoding transcription factor MafA → MASELAMSAELPTSPLAIEYVNDFDLMKFEVKKEPAEAERLCHRLPAGSLSSTPLSTPCSSVPSSPSFCAPSPGGQPAPGPPATTAASLGSKQQLEELYWMSGYQHHLNPEALNLTPEDAVEALIGAPHHHHHHHQGYEPFRPQPFGGEELPPAAHHHPGHHHHHHHHLRLEDRFSDDQLVSMSVRELNRQLRGFSKEEVIRLKQKRRTLKNRGYAQSCRYKRVQQRHILENEKCQLQSQVEQLKQEVTRLAKERDLYKEKYEKLAGRGFPREPSPSAAPKATADFFM, encoded by the coding sequence ATGGCCTCGGAGCTGGCCATGAGCGCGGAGCTGCCCACGAGCCCCCTCGCCATCGAGTACGTGAACGATTTCGACCTGATGAAATTCGAGGTGAAGAAGGAGCCGGCGGAGGCGGAGCGGCTGTGCCACCGTCTGCCCGCCGGGTCCCTGTCGTCCACCCCGCTCAGCACGCCCTGCTCCTCCGTGCCTTCCTCGCCCAGCTTCTGCGCTCCCAGCCCCGGTGGGCAaccggcccccggccccccggcTACCACCGCCGCTTCCCTGGGCTCCaaacagcagctggaggagctgtactGGATGTCGGGTTACCAGCATCACCTCAACCCCGAAGCTCTCAACCTGACGCCGGAGGACGCGGTGGAGGCGTTGATCGGTGCCcctcaccatcatcatcatcaccaccaAGGGTACGAGCCCTTCCGACCTCAACCCTTCGGGGGTGAGGAGCTGCCGCCGGCCGCCCATCACCATCCCGgccatcaccatcatcatcaccaccacCTACGCCTGGAGGACCGGTTCTCCGACGATCAGCTGGTGAGTATGTCCGTGCGGGAGCTGAACCGGCAGCTGCGGGGCTTCAGCAAGGAGGAGGTGATCCGCCTCAAGCAGAAGAGGAGGACCTTGAAGAACCGGGGCTACGCTCAATCCTGCCGCTACAAGCGGGTCCAGCAACGGCACATCTTGGAGAACGAGAAATGCCAACTGCAGAGCCAGGTGGAGCAGCTCAAGCAAGAGGTGACCCGCTTGGCCAAGGAAAGGGATCTgtacaaagaaaaatatgagaaGTTGGCCGGCCGGGGCTTCCCGCGGGAGCCCTCCCCATCCGCCGCCCCGAAAGCCACCGCTGACTTCTTCATGTGA